One region of Quercus lobata isolate SW786 chromosome 2, ValleyOak3.0 Primary Assembly, whole genome shotgun sequence genomic DNA includes:
- the LOC115973983 gene encoding protein BRASSINOSTEROID INSENSITIVE 1-like, translating to MTKLRIVVIMDLSYNQITGNIPSIIGAFESLSYLNMSKNSFQGNIPQSFGQLRGMDQLDLSNNNISGTIPKSLETLPYLKYLNLSLNRLSGEIPSTGPFANFTAESFLGNEALCGNPIFGVPSCLPITLPTVDHKMILYQELSPGTNNFCESNLLGKGGFGSVYKGILSDGTIIAVKVLNLQLEGAFKSFDVECKVLRAI from the exons ATGACAAAATTGCGCATTGTTGTAATCATGGACTTATCCTATAATCAAATTACTGGAAATATTCCCAGTATCATTGGTGCTTTTGAGAGCCTAAGTTATCTAAACATGTCAAAGAACTCATTCCAAGGAAACATTCCACAATCTTTTGGACAATTGAGGGGAATGGATCAACTGGATCTCTCAAACAATAATATCTCTGGTACCATTCCAAAATCTCTTGAGACACTTCCATATCTCAAGTATTTGAATTTGTCCTTAAATAGGCTATCGGGAGAGATTCCATCCACCGGACCTTTTGCAAACTTCACCGCAGAATCATTTTTAGGTAATGAAGCACTTTGTGGGAATCCAATTTTTGGAGTTCCATCTT GTTTGCCTATCACATTGCCTACAGTGGATCATAAAATGATATTATATCAAGAGCTTTCTCCTGGAACAAATAACTTTTGTGAGAGCAACTTGCTTGGAAAAGGAGGTTTTGGTTCTGTGTACAAAGGAATACTATCTGATGGGACTATCATTGCTGTCAAAGTTCTAAATCTGCAATTGGAGGGTgctttcaaaagttttgatGTTGAATGCAAGGTGTTAAGGGCAATCTGA
- the LOC115973984 gene encoding putative receptor-like protein kinase At3g47110, which translates to MNLCTQCPNLQGLYISTNEFSGKLTSQFNNCTELSVLSLSKNKFDGRIPKGFRSLEKLEVLDLGSNNLTGNIPPVISNLSMLQEFAIELNNVKGGIPSDLWCLQNLKILVFQHNDLTGAIPQNIFNITSLQQLSLVENSFSGNLPLDTWISCPNLEILVLGFNKISGHIPSYLSNISSLFIVNFSVNFLSGHIPRNLGNLKNLKMLGLGDNQLTAEPGYQEHSFLLSLTNCRFLEELYLSTNLLNITIPDAIGNFSLSLKVFDASENQLKGQIPMGIGFLKNLYTLDLLGNNLT; encoded by the coding sequence ATGAATCTTTGCACCCAATGTCCTAATCTTCAAGGACTGTATATTTCCACGAATGAATTCAGCGGTAAGCTCACCTCACAGTTTAATAACTGTACAGAGCTTTCTGTCTTATCTCTgtcaaaaaataagtttgatgGACGTATTCCAAAAGGTTTTAGGAGTTTAGAAAAGCTTGAAGTGCTAGATCTTGGAAGTAACAATTTAACTGGAAATATACCTCCTGTCATAAGCAACTTGTCAATGTTACAAGAGTTTGCCATCGAATTAAACAACGTGAAAGGTGGCATTCCAAGTGATTTATGGtgtctccaaaatttgaaaattttggtatttCAACATAATGATCTCACTGGGGCAATAccccaaaatattttcaacattaCCTCTCTACAACAGCTTAGCTTGGTTGAAAATTCCTTTTCTGGAAATCTTCCATTAGATACTTGGATCTCTTGCCCTAATCTTGAAATTCTAGTACTTGGTTTCAACAAAATTAGTGGTCATATCCCATCATATCTTTCAAATATTTCCAGCCTCTTCATAGTAAATTTTTCTGTTAACTTTCTCTCTGGACATATACCCAGAAATCTTGGGaacttaaaaaatctaaaaatgcTTGGTCTAGGTGACAATCAGCTGACAGCGGAGCCTGGATATCAAGAGCATAGTTTCCTTTTATCTTTAACTAATTGCAGATTTTTGGAGGAGCTATATTTATCCACCAATCTCTTGAATATTACAATTCCGGATGCCATTGGAAATTTTTCACTTTCGCTTAAAGTCTTTGATGCAAGTGAAAACCAACTAAAGGGTCAAATTCCAATGGGAATTGGTTTCTTGAAAAACTTGTACACACTTGATTTGTTGGGCAACAATTTGACCTGA